Proteins from one Telopea speciosissima isolate NSW1024214 ecotype Mountain lineage chromosome 1, Tspe_v1, whole genome shotgun sequence genomic window:
- the LOC122670345 gene encoding serine racemase-like: protein MEGKNQLHNEKYAADISTIKEAQVRINSFIHKTPVLSSETLNVLAGRKLFFKCEFLQKGGAFKFRGACNAIFSLGEHQAAKGIVTHSSGNHAAAVSLAAKLRGIPAYIVIPKNAPNCKVENVRRYGGQVIWSEVTIESRESVAAKVLEETGAVLIHPFNDGRIISGQGTIALELLEQIPHLDTIIVPISGGGLISGVALAAKAINPAIRVLAAEPRGANDAAQSKSAGRIIKLPETNTVADGLRAFMGDLTWPVVRDLVDDIIVVEDKEIIEAMRLCYEILKAAVEPSGAIGLAAVLSEGFQENPAWKDCKDIGIILSGGNVDLNVLWESFSK from the exons ATGGAAGGAAAGAACCAACTACATAATGAGAAATATGCAGCTGATATTTCAACCATAAAAGAAGCACAAGTACGCATCAACTCATTCATACATAAAACTCCAGTCCTGTCTTCAGAAACTCTGAACGTTTTGGCTGGAAGGAAACTATTTTTCAAATGTGAATTTTTGCAGAAAGG TGGAGCATTTAAATTCAGAGGTGCATGCAATGCTATCTTCTCACTAGGAGAGCATCAGGCAGCTAAAGGGATTGTAACTCACAGCAG TGGTAACCATGCAGCAGCCGTGTCTTTGGCTGCAAAACTACGTGGGATCCCAGCATATATTGTAATACCGAAAAATGCTCCAAATTGTAAGGTTGAGAATGTCAGGCGTTATGGTGGTCAGGTTATTTGGAGTGAGGTCACTATAGAGTCGAGGGAGAGTGTGGCTGCCAAGGTGCTAGAAGAAACTGGTGCAGTGCTGATTCATCCATTCAATGATGGGCGCATCATAAG TGGGCAGGGTACCATAGCACTGGAGCTGCTGGAGCAAATACCCCACCTTGACACTATAATAGTTCCAATAAGCG GTGGTGGTTTGATCTCAGGGGTGGCATTGGCTGCCAAGGCCATCAACCCTGCCATTCGGGTTTTGGCTGCTGAGCCCAGAGGGGCTAATGATGCTGCTCAGTCCAAATCAGCTGGGAGGATTATAAAACTTCCCGAGACCAACACTGTTGCCGATGGACTTCGAGCTTTTATGGGAGATCTAACATG GCCTGTAGTGCGGGATCTAGTGGATGACATCATCGTAGTCGAGGATAAAGAGATCATAGAAGCTATGAGATTGTGCTATGAGATTCTAAAGGCAGCAGTGGAGCCTAGTGGCGCCATTGGCCTTGCTGCTGTTCTGTCTGAGGGTTTCCAGGAGAATCCTGCTTGGAAGGACTGCAAGGACATCGGAATTATACTCTCAGGAGGTAATGTTGATCTCAATGTACTGTGGGAGTCATTCAGTAAATGA
- the LOC122670338 gene encoding tubulin beta-1 chain-like, which produces MREILHIQGGQCGNQIGAKFWEVVCAEHGIDGTGRYHGDSDLQLERVNVYYNEASCGRFVPRAVLMDLEPGTMDSLRSGPYGQIFRPDNFVFGQSGAGNNWAKGHYTEGAELIDSVLDVVRKEAENCDCLQGFQVCHSLGGGTGSGMGTLLISKIREEYPDRMMLTFSVFPSPKVSDTVVEPYNATLSVHQLVENADECMVLDNEALYDICFRTLKLTTPSFGDLNHLISATMSGVTCCLRFPGQLNSDLRKLAVNLIPFPRLHFFMVGFAPLTSRGSQQYRALTVPELTQQMWDAKNMMCAADPRHGRYLTASAMFRGKMSTKEVDEQMINVQNKNSSYFVEWIPNNVKSTVCDIPPTGLKMASTFIGNSTSIQEMFRRVSEQFTAMFRRKAFLHWYTGEGMDEMEFTEAESNMNDLVSEYQQYQDATADEELDEYEDEEELQEA; this is translated from the exons ATGCGTGAGATTCTGCATATTCAGGGAGGGCAGTGCGGTAACCAGATCGGTGCCAAGTTTTGGGAAGTTGTGTGCGCAGAGCATGGGATCGACGGGACAGGGAGATACCATGGAGACTCTGATCTGCAGCTCGAGAGAGTAAATGTGTATTACAATGAGGCGAGCTGTGGGCGTTTTGTTCCTCGTGCGGTTCTGATGGACCTAGAGCCCGGGACGATGGACAGCCTCAGATCAGGACCTTACGGTCAGATCTTCAGGCCTGATAACTTCGTCTTCGGACAGTCAGGTGCCGGAAATAATTGGGCGAAGGGGCACTACACGGAGGGTGCAGAGCTTATTGATTCGGTTCTCGATGTTGTACGAAAGGAAGCCGAGAACTGTGACTGCTTGCAAG GGTTTCAGGTTTGCCATTCTTTGGGAGGTGGTACTGGCTCAGGCATGGGGACACTTCTTATTTCGAAGATCAGGGAGGAATATCCTGATAGAATGATGCTTACATTCTCTGTCTTCCCCTCTCCCAAGGTGTCTGATACAGTTGTAGAACCCTACAACGCGACCCTATCTGTGCATCAGCTCGTTGAGAACGCCGATGAGTGTATGGTCCTGGACAATGAAGCCCTCTATGACATATGCTTCCGAACACTGAAGCTCACTACTCCAAGCT TTGGAGATTTGAATCACCTTATTTCTGCAACCATGAGTGGGGTCACTTGCTGCCTTCGCTTCCCTGGTCAACTGAACTCTGATCTTCGCAAGCTGGCAGTCAACCTTATTCCATTTCCTCGGCTTCACTTCTTCATGGTTGGTTTTGCTCCACTCACCTCTCGTGGATCCCAGCAGTATCGGGCCCTCACCGTCCCTGAGCTCACCCAACAAATGTGGGATGCCAAGAATATGATGTGCGCTGCTGATCCCCGCCATGGGCGATATCTAACTGCTTCTGCTATGTTCCGTGGCAAGATGAGCACCAAGGAAGTAGACGAACAGATGATCAATGTCCAGAACAAGAACTCTTCCTACTTTGTTGAGTGGATTCCCAACAATGTCAAGTCCACTGTTTGTGACATTCCCCCAACGGGTCTCAAGATGGCCTCGACCTTCATTGGAAATTCCACGTCAATCCAGGAGATGTTCCGGAGGGTCAGTGAGCAGTTCACTGCTATGTTTCGTAGGAAGGCCTTCTTGCATTGGTACACTGGTGAGGGAATGGACGAGATGGAATTCACGGAGGCAGAGAGTAACATGAACGATTTGGTTTCTGAGTATCAGCAATACCAGGATGCAACAGCAGATGAAGAGTTGGATGAGtatgaagatgaagaggaacTTCAGGAAGCCTAA
- the LOC122654756 gene encoding serine racemase-like — protein MLMIAVDSVNYDDVAFFSGQGTIALELLEQIPHLDTVIVPISGGGLISGVALAAEVINPAILFNLSKRPEFAKLPGLLICSCSNACVSVYSSTLFYSCRPVVWDLVDDIIVVEDKEIIEAMRLCYEILKVAVEPSGAIGLAAVLSEGFRENPAWKDCKDIGIILSGGNVDLNLSLLQRRELALRTRTHSLTPVFIYIGEEYDESTYEVRSIDYTTKTILARDRRFTRDWHSDNDKCNALFNNYTMPPIFRYLSAQVLTANLTLRVCKHHPEVNDDDSHHVGVLPRKEVCKVEVIH, from the exons ATGCTAATGATAGCTGTAGATTCTGTCAATTATGATGATGTTGCATTCTTTAGTGGGCAGGGTACCATAGCACTGGAGCTGCTGGAGCAAATACCCCACCTTGACACTGTAATAGTTCCAATAAGCG GTGGTGGTTTGATCTCGGGGGTGGCATTGGCTGCCGAGGTCATCAACCCTGCCATTCTG TTCAATCTGTCTAAACGGCCAGAGTTTGCAAAGTTGCCTGGTCTCCTCATTTGTTCTTGTTCTAATGCCTGTGTGTCAGTGTATTCATCAACACTATTTTACTCTTGCAGGCCTGTAGTGTGGGATCTAGTGGATGACATCATCGTAGTCGAGGATAAAGAGATCATAGAAGCTATGAGATTGTGCTATGAGATTCTAAAGGTGGCAGTGGAGCCTAGTGGGGCCATTGGCCTTGCTGCTGTTCTGTCTGAGGGTTTCCGGGAGAATCCTGCTTGGAAGGACTGCAAGGACATCGGAATTATACTTTCAGGAGGTAATGTTGATCTCAAT TTATCCCTTCTTCAACGGCGCGAACTTGCATTGCGGACTCGAACTCATTCGCTCACACCAGTATTTATCTATATTGGGGAGGAGTATGATGAAAGTACATATGAGGTTCGAAGCATCGATTACACCACAAAGACCATATTAGCTCGTGATCGGAGGTTCACCAGAGACTGGCACAGCGACAATGACAAATGCAATGCCCTCTTCAACAATTATACTATGCCACCCATTTTCCGTTATCTTTCAGCTCAAGTCTTAACCGCAAACCTTACACTAAGAGTATGCAAGCATCATCCAGAAGTAAATGATGATGATTCTCATCATGTTGGTGTCCTCCCCCGCAAGGAAGTCTGCAAAGTTGAGGTGATACACTGA
- the LOC122670323 gene encoding tubulin beta-1 chain, which yields MREILHIQGGQCGNQIGAKFWEVVCAEHGIDATGRYHGDSDLQLERVNVYYNEASCGRFVPRAVLMDLEPGTMDSLRSGPYGQIFRPDNFVFGQSGAGNNWAKGHYTEGAELIDSVLDVVRKEAENCDCLQGFQVCHSLGGGTGSGMGTLLISKIREEYPDRMMLTFSVFPSPKVSDTVVEPYNATLSVHQLVENADECMVLDNEALYDICFRTLKLTTPSFGDLNHLISATMSGVTCCLRFPGQLNSDLRKLAVNLIPFPRLHFFMVGFAPLTSRGSQQYRALTVPELTQQMWDAKNMMCAADPRHGRYLTASAMFRGKMSTKEVDEQMINVQNKNSSYFVEWIPNNVKSTVCDIPPTGLKMASTFIGNSTSIQEMFRRVSEQFTAMFRRKAFLHWYTGEGMDEMEFTEAESNMNDLVSEYQQYQDATADEELDEYEDEEELQEA from the exons ATGCGTGAGATTCTGCATATTCAGGGAGGGCAGTGCGGTAACCAGATCGGTGCCAAGTTTTGGGAAGTTGTGTGCGCAGAGCATGGGATCGACGCGACAGGGAGATACCATGGAGACTCTGATCTGCAGCTCGAGAGAGTAAATGTGTATTACAATGAGGCGAGCTGTGGGCGTTTTGTTCCTCGTGCAGTTCTGATGGACCTAGAGCCCGGGACGATGGACAGCCTCAGATCAGGACCTTACGGTCAGATCTTCAGGCCTGATAACTTCGTCTTCGGACAGTCAGGTGCCGGAAATAATTGGGCGAAGGGACACTACACGGAGGGTGCAGAGCTTATTGATTCGGTTCTCGATGTTGTAAGAAAGGAAGCCGAGAACTGTGACTGCTTGCAAG GGTTTCAGGTTTGCCATTCTTTGGGAGGTGGTACTGGCTCAGGCATGGGGACACTTCTTATTTCGAAGATCAGGGAGGAATATCCTGATAGAATGATGCTTACATTCTCTGTCTTTCCCTCTCCCAAGGTGTCTGATACAGTTGTAGAACCCTACAACGCGACCCTGTCTGTGCATCAGCTCGTTGAGAACGCCGATGAGTGTATGGTCCTGGACAATGAAGCCCTCTATGACATATGCTTCCGAACACTGAAGCTCACTACTCCAAGCT TTGGAGATTTGAACCATCTTATTTCTGCAACTATGAGTGGAGTCACTTGCTGTCTTCGCTTCCCTGGTCAACTGAACTCTGATCTTCGCAAGCTGGCAGTCAACCTCATTCCATTCCCTCGGCTTCACTTCTTCATGGTTGGTTTTGCTCCACTCACCTCTCGTGGATCCCAGCAGTATCGGGCCCTCACCGTCCCTGAGCTCACCCAACAAATGTGGGATGCCAAGAATATGATGTGCGCTGCTGATCCCCGTCATGGGCGATATCTAACTGCTTCTGCTATGTTCCGTGGCAAGATGAGCACCAAGGAAGTAGACGAACAGATGATCAATGTCCAGAACAAGAACTCTTCCTACTTTGTTGAGTGGATTCCCAACAATGTCAAGTCCACTGTTTGTGACATTCCCCCAACGGGTCTCAAGATGGCCTCGACCTTCATTGGAAATTCCACGTCAATCCAGGAGATGTTCCGGAGGGTCAGTGAGCAGTTCACTGCTATGTTTCGTAGGAAGGCCTTCTTGCATTGGTACACTGGTGAGGGAATGGACGAGATGGAATTCACAGAGGCAGAGAGTAACATGAACGATTTGGTTTCTGAGTATCAGCAATACCAGGATGCAACAGCAGATGAAGAGTTGGATGAGtatgaagatgaagaggaacTTCAGGAAGCCTAA